A part of Ammospiza nelsoni isolate bAmmNel1 chromosome 9, bAmmNel1.pri, whole genome shotgun sequence genomic DNA contains:
- the LOC132076706 gene encoding coagulation factor XIII B chain-like, translating to METVKKMRFKSYFIFLVVVCSRKLFAEDTPCDLPQIENGNLPQYYYSFKSYYFPMHKGKKLSYSCVVGYTTESGTQDGRITCTAKGWSPVPRCYRKCTKPLLENGSFYSTEMDFKIHEKLQYKCNPGYLTPGGAAEDTVQCQPQGWSSQPSCTKTLGRCQVPRLEHGSYADTAREVRRNGTVRYRCRPGFRSATGSAAATALCLPHGWDLPPRCTRITCSALSEVAHGGFYPVKKSYEEGDVVHFFCDKHYSVTGFDLIQCYNFGWYPDPPVCEDVKNKCPPPPLPHGHISAARRTYHHGDKVNVQCTLGRRGSEEIQCEGGKWTIPSLCIGAVDNQESGTAPPLLEADAETRANQTHHNEDLKMQQDCASPPVVKNGAVLGPVLASYKNGSWVEYVCQYYHILDGPSTVYCHQGNWTEQPTCLEPCTLNVTDMDSNNLTLKWRREELVFLHGDLIEFECKQGFSFLQTAIPSPGRTQCDQGRLNYPKCVIQAATEKCGSPPSIANGALTVPALPQYDSGSSVQYICSEYHFLQGSERIYCSEGQWTSPPVCIEPCTLSKTAMEKNNVLLQAFYADQVYFYHGDYVGFYCKQNHFGAESGTTLFQVQCERGQLAYPRCVEREKQVWT from the exons ATACACCTTGTGATTTGCCACAGATAGAAAATGGAAACCTTCCCCAGTACTATTACAGTTTCAAAAGTTACTATTTCCCTAtgcataaaggaaaaaagctctCCTATTCTTGCGTGGTTGGTTACACAACTGAAAGTGGGACTCAAGATGGAAGAATAACTTGTACAGCAAAAGGATGGTCTCCGGTGCCTCGATGCTACA GAAAATGCACCAAGCCTCTTTTGGAAAATGGCTCTTTTTACAGCACAGAAATGGACTTCAAAATCCATGAGAAACTGCAATACAAATGTAATCCAGGTTACCTTACCCCAGGTGGTGCTGCTGAAGATACAGTGCAGTGTCAGCCACAAGGATGGTCCTCCCAGCCAAGCTGTACTAAAACACTTG GGCGGTGCCAGGTGCCGCGGCTGGAGCACGGCAGCTATGCAGACACGGCGCGGGAGGTGCGGCGGAACGGGACCGTGCGCTACCGCTGCCGGCCAGGATTCCGCTCCGCCACCGGGAGCGCCGCCGCCACGGCGCTGTGCCTCCCCCACGGATGGGATCTGCCCCCACGCTGCACCA gGATAACCTGCTCCGCTTTGAGCGAAGTAGCTCATGGAGGTTTCTATCCTGTGAAGAAAAGCTATGAAGAAGGAGATGTAGTTCACTTTTTCTGTGACAAACATTATTCTGTCACTGGATTTGATTTAATTCAGTGCTATAATTTTGGGTGGTATCCAGACCCTCCAGTGTGTGAAG atgtaaaaaataaatgtccTCCACCACCACTCCCTCATGGCCATATCAGCGCAGCCAGAAGAACATATCATCATGGAGACAAAGTTAATGTACAGTGCACCTTGGGAAGGAGAGGATCTGAGGAAATCCAGTGTGAAGGAGGAAAATGGACAATACCTTCTCTCTGTATTG GAGCTGTGGATAACCAGGAATCTGGGACAGCACCACCACTACTCGAGGCAGATGCAGAAACAAGGGCAAACCAAACACATCACAATGAAGATTTGA aaatgcagcaagacTGTGCCTCTCCACCTGTGGTTAAAAATGGTGCTGTCCTGGGCCCAGTACTGGCAAGTTACAAAAATGGTTCCTGGGTAGAATATGTTTGTCAGTATTACCACATTTTGGATGGGCCCAGTACTGTTTATTGTCACCAAGGAAACTGGACAGAACAACCAACCTGCTTAG aACCATGTACTCTGAATGTAACTGATATGGACAGCAACAACTTAACACTGAAATGGAGACGGGAAGAATTAGTTTTCCTCCATGGAGATCTCATAGAGTTTGAATGTAAACAGGGATTTAGTTTTCTCCAGACTGCCATTCCATCTCCTGGGAGGACACAGTGTGACCAAGGCAGACTGAATTATCCAAAATGTGTTATTCAAG CTGCTACAGAAAAATGTGGCTCTCCACCCTCTATTGCAAATGGAGCTCTGactgtcccagcactgccccagtaTGACAGTGGCTCTTCAGTTCAGTATATTTGCTCTGAGTATCATTTTTTGCAAGGCTCTGAGAGAATCTACTGCTCCGAAGGACAATGGACCTCACCTCCAGTTTGTATAG AGCCGTGTACTTTGTCAAAAActgcaatggaaaaaaataatgtgctgCTACAAGCATTCTATGCAGACCAAGTTTACTTTTACCATGGGGATTATGTTGGATTTTACTGTAAACAGAACCATTTTGGAGCAGAATCTGGCACAACTTTATTTCAAGTACAGTGTGAGAGAGGACAGCTGGCATATCCAAGGTGtgttgaaagagaaaagcaagtaTGGACTTGA